GGCAACCCGCGGCTGGTCCTCGACCCGGCCGGGCTGGCCCGGGAGATCCTGCGCGCCGAGGGCGCCGCCGGCCGGTCGGCCGCCTCGGTCGCCCCGCCGCTGCCGATCCTGGTCGTCGACGACTCGCTGACCACCCGGATGCTGGAGCGCAGCATCCTGGAGTCGGCCGGTTACCAGGTCGACCTGGCCGCCTCCGCCGAGGAGGCCCTGGACCAGGCGAGAACCCGGCGGTACGGCCTGTTCCTCACCGACATCGACATGCCCGGCATCGACGGCTTCACCTTCGTCGAGCGGACCCGCGCCGACCCGGAGCTCGCCGCCGTCCCGGCGATCCTGGTCAGCTCCCGGGCCAGCGCCGCCGACCGGGAGCGCGGCATCCGGGCCGGCGCCAGCGCGTACGTGGTGAAGGGCGAGTTCGACCAGGAGGAGCTGCTCGCCCACATCCGCCGTCTGGTGGTGCGCGAATGATCCGGGTCCTGGTGGTCGAGGACTCGATGACCATGCGCCACCACCTGCGCGAGGCGCTGGCCGAGGACCCGGAACTGCTGGTGGTCGGCGAGGCGGTGACCGGCGAGCAGGCGGTCGAGATGGCCGGCCGGCTGCGCCCCGACGTGATCACCATGGACATGATGCTGCCCGGGATCAGCGGGTTGCAAGCGACCGAGCACATCATGGCCGAGCATCCGACGCCGATCCTGGTGGTGTCGTCGGCCGACCGCAAGGAGCTGTTCAGCACGTACAACGCGCTGGCCGCCGGGGCGGTGGACGTGATGGAGAAGCCGCGCGGCGACGATTCCGACGTGGACTGGTCACCGCGGTTCCGGCGTACCGTACGCATGGTCTCCCGGATCCGGGTGATCACGCATCCGCGAGCGCGGCTGGACGGCCGGGCCCGGCCCGCCGCGCCGCTGTCCCCGCCGGCGCCGGCGGCCGCCGCGGCCCCGCCGCCCGCCAACCCGTTGGCGCTGGTGGCGATCGGCGCGTCGACCGGCGGGCCGGGCGCGCTCACCGAGCTGCTGCGCGACCTGCCACCGGGCTTCCGCACGCCGGTGCTGGTGGTGCAGCACATCGCGGCGAGCGAGC
This window of the Actinoplanes oblitus genome carries:
- the cheB gene encoding chemotaxis-specific protein-glutamate methyltransferase CheB, with product MIRVLVVEDSMTMRHHLREALAEDPELLVVGEAVTGEQAVEMAGRLRPDVITMDMMLPGISGLQATEHIMAEHPTPILVVSSADRKELFSTYNALAAGAVDVMEKPRGDDSDVDWSPRFRRTVRMVSRIRVITHPRARLDGRARPAAPLSPPAPAAAAAPPPANPLALVAIGASTGGPGALTELLRDLPPGFRTPVLVVQHIAASEQFAVAFSDWLGGQTGRNVRYATDGLKVSALAGQVLLAPPDRHLYVQDHALRLSSGPPRHSCRPSVDVLFESVATEYAGLAAGCLLTGMGRDGAAGLLQMRQRGAVTFAQDEHTSTVYGMPREAALLGAATFVMSPSRIAARLAELHPVVSRR